From the genome of Candidatus Nitrosocosmicus oleophilus, one region includes:
- a CDS encoding sensor histidine kinase, which yields MNISEQTTLHNRKTDLIYDMDTAVSYGIRFLENVSERMDICVDKNGPSIIIKSDIYKSNYVKAKNRGAKIRFITEITKDNIQYCKKLGEFVSELRHLDGVKGSVCVNNSEFLGMSTWNETKLLNPVIYSNEREVIEQQQYIFEIFWKKAEPLTQKLREIEEGIVPEFMESRNSPVDIQNKVFDLLKSAESEILVIMSTSKAFHRQTESGTFKLLKELGNTKPWIIIKILTPKDNEIERLITILNKPNFVVRCIEPLSKVSILVIDRKQSLVAETKDDTKQIISEAVGFVTYSNSPPTVLSYVAIFDSIWKQTEIYQQLKDAHEKLKIHDNMQKEFINIVAHDLRTPLTPIIGLTEYVRDKTKDVHHMELLDRVVKDAKKLSYLNEKILDVTKFESKLFKPNKEVFSLNELIVNVIKELEHILDDAKKIKFEYHFDTEYLVDADSRRIGQVISNLIDNSIKSILEQGTGRGVISISTSIERITSTIPNLGGDYYPQHMIIVSIKDTGIALDNEILPRLFTKFATKSFQGTGLGLYLSKNIIEAHGGKIWAENNKDRFGATVSFSLPLTNKVI from the coding sequence TTGAATATCTCCGAACAAACTACACTTCATAATCGAAAAACTGATTTGATATATGACATGGATACTGCAGTGAGTTACGGAATTCGATTTTTAGAAAATGTTAGTGAGAGAATGGACATTTGTGTGGATAAGAATGGGCCTTCTATAATCATAAAATCAGATATTTATAAGAGTAATTATGTTAAAGCAAAAAATCGAGGTGCAAAAATCAGATTCATCACAGAGATTACAAAAGACAATATCCAATACTGCAAAAAGCTGGGTGAATTTGTAAGTGAACTCAGACATCTTGATGGAGTGAAGGGATCTGTATGTGTAAATAATTCGGAATTTTTAGGTATGTCAACTTGGAATGAGACAAAACTTTTGAACCCTGTTATTTACAGCAATGAAAGAGAAGTGATTGAACAACAACAATACATATTTGAAATATTTTGGAAAAAGGCTGAACCTCTTACACAAAAACTAAGAGAAATAGAAGAGGGAATCGTCCCCGAATTTATGGAATCAAGGAATAGTCCGGTTGATATACAAAATAAAGTCTTTGATCTTTTAAAGTCTGCTGAATCTGAAATTCTGGTAATAATGTCTACTTCTAAAGCATTTCACAGACAAACTGAATCTGGTACTTTTAAGTTGTTAAAAGAGCTAGGAAACACCAAACCATGGATAATTATTAAAATTCTAACCCCAAAAGACAATGAAATAGAGAGACTAATAACAATACTAAATAAGCCTAATTTTGTAGTTCGATGTATTGAACCATTATCCAAGGTATCAATTTTGGTAATAGATAGAAAGCAATCTCTCGTTGCTGAAACCAAAGACGATACAAAACAAATCATATCAGAGGCGGTTGGGTTTGTAACTTATTCAAATAGTCCACCCACAGTACTATCCTATGTAGCAATATTTGATAGTATTTGGAAACAAACAGAGATCTATCAACAACTAAAAGATGCACATGAAAAATTAAAAATTCATGACAACATGCAAAAGGAATTCATAAATATAGTGGCTCACGATTTAAGAACACCTCTTACTCCTATTATCGGACTGACTGAATATGTGAGAGATAAGACAAAAGATGTACATCATATGGAATTACTAGACAGAGTAGTAAAAGATGCAAAAAAATTATCTTATTTGAATGAAAAAATTTTGGATGTAACTAAATTTGAAAGTAAATTGTTTAAACCAAATAAAGAGGTTTTTAGTCTTAACGAATTAATAGTGAACGTTATTAAAGAATTAGAACATATCTTGGATGATGCAAAGAAAATAAAATTTGAATACCATTTTGATACCGAATATCTAGTGGATGCGGATAGTAGAAGAATAGGGCAAGTAATTTCTAATTTAATTGATAATTCTATTAAATCAATTTTGGAACAAGGTACAGGAAGAGGAGTTATATCAATATCTACGAGCATTGAAAGGATAACTAGTACCATTCCCAATTTAGGAGGCGACTATTACCCTCAACATATGATCATTGTCAGTATAAAAGATACAGGTATTGCATTAGATAATGAGATATTACCTAGATTGTTTACCAAATTTGCGACAAAGTCTTTTCAAGGTACAGGGCTGGGACTATATTTATCAAAAAATATCATAGAAGCGCACGGAGGTAAAATCTGGGCTGAAAATAATAAAGATAGATTCGGAGCCACTGTTTCGTTTAGTTTGCCATTAACAAATAAAGTAATCTAA
- a CDS encoding endonuclease/exonuclease/phosphatase family protein, with product MRSDNFHTMGSNKMSNEVIRRYMKIHNMNGDVLQTNFVMLFNTFGWTLSLIGNIIKSIYIILIITDGYMRLASFNVENMFERPSVMNLPSWEDGKTVLKDFDDLVNLIQNKMYSEQIKKELLQIMKRNNGLLTKRESKFIRLVEVREKLVKKQQGVYVILANGRDDWIGWFELKKDTIKELAIENTARVINELKTDVLCVIEAENRIALKRFNEMVIPKMKGQSYDHTMLIDGNDERGIDVGIISRKGFEIRSMTSHVDDVDPDGLIFSRDCAEYHLTTPSGNDLFLLINHFKSKGFGAQQDNNKKRTRQAKKVRKIYDELNNKFDFIAVIGDLNDTPDSTPLRALLGSNSNLLDIMKHEKFVGDGRPGTHGNGTKSGKLDYILMSPELAKKAKLGGIERRGVWGGKNGDLFPHFPEVKTAKDAASDHAALWVDLDI from the coding sequence ATGCGTTCAGACAATTTCCATACAATGGGTTCAAACAAGATGAGTAATGAAGTAATTAGAAGATATATGAAAATCCATAATATGAATGGTGATGTTCTCCAAACAAATTTTGTTATGTTGTTTAATACATTTGGCTGGACATTGTCACTTATTGGCAATATAATAAAAAGTATTTATATTATCTTAATCATAACAGATGGATATATGCGATTAGCCTCGTTCAATGTAGAAAATATGTTTGAAAGACCTTCGGTAATGAATTTGCCTTCCTGGGAAGATGGCAAAACAGTCCTAAAGGATTTTGATGATTTGGTTAATTTGATTCAAAATAAGATGTACTCTGAACAAATCAAAAAAGAGTTACTACAAATAATGAAACGAAATAATGGGTTACTAACCAAACGAGAAAGTAAATTCATTCGTCTTGTGGAAGTCAGAGAAAAGCTAGTTAAAAAACAACAAGGTGTTTACGTCATCTTAGCAAATGGGCGAGATGATTGGATAGGATGGTTTGAACTTAAAAAAGATACAATCAAAGAATTAGCCATTGAAAATACTGCGAGAGTTATTAACGAATTAAAAACAGATGTTTTATGTGTAATTGAAGCTGAAAATAGGATTGCTCTAAAGCGGTTCAATGAGATGGTGATCCCAAAGATGAAGGGACAGTCATACGATCACACCATGCTTATAGACGGTAATGATGAACGAGGTATTGATGTTGGCATTATCAGTAGAAAAGGATTTGAAATCAGATCGATGACCAGTCATGTGGATGATGTTGATCCAGATGGATTAATATTTAGTAGAGATTGTGCAGAATATCATTTAACTACTCCTTCAGGAAATGATCTGTTTTTGTTAATAAATCATTTTAAGAGTAAGGGCTTTGGTGCTCAACAAGACAATAACAAGAAGCGTACACGTCAAGCAAAGAAAGTGCGAAAGATTTATGATGAATTAAATAATAAATTTGATTTTATCGCTGTTATTGGCGACTTAAACGATACTCCTGATAGTACTCCTTTACGCGCTCTACTTGGCAGTAACTCCAATTTATTGGATATTATGAAGCATGAAAAATTTGTGGGAGATGGTAGACCAGGTACCCATGGTAATGGAACCAAATCAGGGAAATTAGATTATATATTGATGTCTCCAGAATTAGCTAAGAAGGCTAAGCTTGGCGGAATTGAGAGAAGAGGCGTTTGGGGAGGTAAAAACGGTGATCTTTTTCCCCATTTTCCTGAGGTAAAAACAGCTAAAGACGCAGCTTCAGATCACGCTGCATTATGGGTTGATCTTGATATTTAA
- a CDS encoding winged helix-turn-helix domain-containing protein, with the protein MVHEYRDRIFIRKDILLKLCEYGEINQSKLMSYCGLNNVKHKEILDDMVRKGLISRMEENWGSKVIINYKVSERGRLILNEILAPYEELFPRNNEKEGRD; encoded by the coding sequence GTGGTTCATGAATACCGTGATCGAATATTTATCAGGAAGGATATTCTCTTGAAACTTTGTGAATATGGTGAAATCAATCAGAGTAAGCTTATGAGTTATTGTGGTTTGAATAATGTTAAACATAAAGAAATCTTGGATGATATGGTTAGAAAAGGACTGATCAGTAGAATGGAAGAAAATTGGGGTAGCAAGGTCATAATCAACTACAAGGTCTCAGAAAGAGGAAGATTAATTTTGAATGAAATTCTAGCACCTTATGAAGAACTATTTCCAAGAAATAATGAAAAGGAGGGGCGAGATTAA
- a CDS encoding YwbE family protein, whose amino-acid sequence MSGNNREIIKIGSTVRVIKKSDQKTGKISEGVVREILTKSKFHPHRIKVILEDGITGRVKEVVNVSIKKDTSKEKLL is encoded by the coding sequence TTGTCAGGGAATAACAGAGAAATTATCAAAATTGGGTCAACAGTAAGAGTGATAAAAAAAAGCGACCAAAAGACAGGAAAAATAAGTGAAGGAGTAGTAAGAGAAATATTGACCAAATCCAAATTTCATCCCCATAGAATCAAAGTAATTTTAGAAGATGGAATAACGGGTAGAGTTAAGGAGGTAGTCAACGTATCAATTAAGAAGGACACATCAAAAGAAAAACTCCTCTAA
- a CDS encoding arginase family protein, whose amino-acid sequence MAKGSRYVIIDAPSILGLRNSGVQNLPKALKKAGLMDRLNATFAGRVQPSMYYDPKRDPITHLLNGASIALFSKDLSKIVNIETEKKNFTIVLGGDCSILIGVLLGLRKIGRYGLFFIDGHSDFYQPLASTTGEVADMELSFVSGRGPDVLSNIEGLKPLVLDKDIVVFGYRDAEQSKSYGSNDIRNTNMRVLDLSDVRNLGIKKAASLAVSNFLTRENLSGFWIHLDADVLDDRIMPAVDYRLGNGGLEFSELSYLLKILISSQKAIGMTITIYNPNLDPSGSIAKNFVSCIVAGLL is encoded by the coding sequence TTGGCCAAAGGATCAAGATATGTAATAATAGATGCCCCTTCAATCCTTGGATTACGAAATTCGGGAGTACAAAATCTCCCAAAAGCATTGAAGAAAGCAGGGTTAATGGATAGATTGAATGCAACTTTTGCGGGCCGTGTTCAACCATCAATGTACTACGATCCTAAACGAGACCCAATCACACATTTGTTGAATGGTGCTTCTATTGCGTTATTTTCAAAAGATCTTTCTAAAATAGTAAATATTGAAACAGAAAAGAAGAATTTTACGATCGTTCTTGGAGGTGATTGCAGCATTCTCATTGGCGTCCTTTTAGGATTGAGAAAAATTGGAAGATATGGATTGTTTTTTATTGATGGACATTCTGATTTTTATCAACCTCTGGCCTCAACGACTGGGGAAGTTGCTGATATGGAATTATCTTTTGTGTCAGGCAGAGGACCAGATGTTCTTTCTAATATTGAAGGTCTAAAACCACTTGTTTTGGATAAGGATATCGTAGTATTTGGATATCGTGATGCTGAACAATCAAAGAGTTACGGAAGTAACGATATAAGAAATACCAATATGCGGGTATTAGATCTATCTGATGTACGAAATTTAGGAATTAAAAAAGCCGCCTCTCTGGCAGTTTCAAATTTTCTAACGAGAGAGAATTTGTCTGGTTTTTGGATTCACTTAGATGCCGATGTATTGGATGACAGAATAATGCCAGCCGTTGATTATAGATTGGGTAATGGCGGGTTAGAATTTTCCGAATTATCCTACCTTCTAAAAATCCTCATTTCGTCTCAAAAGGCAATTGGAATGACAATAACCATCTATAATCCAAATCTGGAT
- a CDS encoding Ku protein: MGTRSVWNGSISFGLVNIPIKLFTVSDSSNEYSFNQLDEKGHKIQYKRWCPIEEKEIPYEEIKKGYKIAKDEYIIIEKEDLDKIKAATTKTIDIKEFIDIKDFDTVLIEKSYYVSPFTDKTSGKRKSKQKESVLSASTKAYRLFVSSLKETDKIAIGKVVLKDREHLVAIRPYQRGMVMHQLMYQEEITPIDEIDGMPGSESSVSSAPIDEKELELGRMLIGNLTSSQFDATQYSDEYTKQLEKMVTAKSKGITYKTEEKEDSLDTSNNLLEALKASVQRSKTVKN, encoded by the coding sequence GTGGGAACCAGAAGTGTTTGGAACGGTAGTATTTCATTTGGATTAGTAAACATTCCAATAAAGTTATTTACAGTATCGGATAGCAGTAACGAATATTCATTTAACCAATTGGATGAAAAAGGACACAAAATTCAGTATAAAAGATGGTGTCCAATAGAGGAGAAAGAAATACCTTATGAGGAGATAAAAAAAGGGTATAAGATCGCAAAGGACGAATATATAATAATAGAAAAAGAAGATTTGGATAAGATTAAAGCAGCAACTACCAAAACAATTGATATTAAAGAATTTATTGACATTAAAGATTTTGATACTGTTCTTATCGAAAAGAGTTATTATGTCTCCCCTTTTACAGATAAAACAAGTGGGAAAAGAAAAAGCAAACAAAAGGAAAGTGTTTTATCAGCATCCACCAAGGCCTATAGATTATTTGTTAGTTCACTTAAAGAAACAGATAAAATCGCAATAGGAAAGGTCGTACTAAAAGATAGAGAACATTTAGTCGCCATTCGTCCATATCAAAGGGGTATGGTAATGCATCAACTAATGTATCAAGAAGAAATAACACCTATAGATGAAATAGATGGAATGCCGGGGTCTGAATCTTCTGTCTCTTCAGCACCTATAGATGAGAAAGAATTGGAACTTGGAAGAATGTTAATAGGAAATTTGACTAGTTCACAATTTGACGCGACACAGTATTCGGATGAATACACAAAACAATTAGAAAAAATGGTAACTGCAAAATCTAAAGGGATCACATACAAAACTGAGGAAAAAGAAGATTCATTGGATACTAGTAATAACCTATTAGAAGCTTTGAAAGCAAGTGTTCAAAGAAGTAAAACTGTAAAGAACTAA
- a CDS encoding CBS domain-containing protein, with product MKRNNHSIVQVCKENEVNAFIPTNTALSLYMPMPTQGATKISKIMTKKLETVGSTSSAQEVAIKMRDKQVSSIVVMDDRFGIPLGIVTERDLARKVCVTDKNSTQLLASQVMSFPLITVNADLSSSDAADLMLKNKVRHLLVISKDSKQTMDNDEALENKDLIRPVGIITTTDFIKFSLTSDTDSDKDANEDKKTEDILEYYRNDSNHSD from the coding sequence ATGAAAAGAAATAATCATAGTATTGTACAAGTTTGTAAAGAAAATGAAGTTAATGCATTTATACCAACGAATACAGCTTTATCTTTGTATATGCCAATGCCAACCCAAGGAGCAACAAAAATTAGCAAAATAATGACTAAAAAACTCGAAACTGTCGGATCTACCTCGTCTGCACAGGAAGTCGCCATAAAGATGAGGGATAAACAGGTTAGTTCAATTGTAGTAATGGATGATAGATTTGGGATACCTCTAGGAATTGTCACAGAGAGAGACCTTGCAAGAAAAGTATGTGTTACTGACAAGAATAGTACTCAATTATTAGCAAGCCAAGTAATGTCGTTTCCTCTAATTACTGTGAATGCTGATTTATCATCTTCAGATGCAGCAGATTTGATGTTAAAGAACAAGGTAAGACATTTACTCGTCATATCTAAAGATTCAAAACAAACGATGGATAATGATGAGGCGCTAGAAAATAAAGATCTCATAAGACCTGTTGGTATAATTACTACAACAGATTTTATAAAATTTAGTCTAACCTCTGATACGGATTCGGATAAAGATGCAAATGAAGATAAGAAAACTGAGGATATTTTAGAATATTATAGAAATGACTCGAATCATTCAGATTAA
- a CDS encoding MBL fold metallo-hydrolase — protein sequence MTLPEIDSLSITLLVDNYTDRLLPSTSIAIRPPMMKNEQFLPPPPPVAEHGFSTLIRVASNDNVAGQNKGQSLKENMILFDCGTSENGVLSNAEILGINFNSIDSIILSHGHFDHFTGLPSILKRIDKPIKLICHPDAFLKRWIIFPNGKDKARLPFLDKGELQRQGAVIVTKKDPSLISQDSIEEYQYEMNENIVADNSIPKLLITGWIPRTTTFEKGFPLQYKEDINTNNLIPDPLVNDDQAIVANIKNKGLIVISGCAHAGIINTIRYAKSLTGINKIYAVIGGFHLTGGGIYEDAIEPTITELRKIDPRFLIPCHCTGWKATNRIIQELPEKFLQPSTCTTFTFTFDSTL from the coding sequence GTGACACTCCCCGAAATTGACAGTTTATCGATTACCTTATTAGTGGATAATTATACTGACAGGCTGTTACCATCAACATCAATAGCAATTCGCCCTCCAATGATGAAAAATGAACAATTTCTTCCTCCCCCTCCACCAGTGGCAGAGCATGGTTTTTCAACTTTGATTAGAGTTGCATCTAATGACAATGTGGCAGGTCAAAACAAAGGCCAATCACTCAAAGAAAACATGATATTATTCGATTGTGGAACCAGTGAGAATGGCGTTTTATCTAACGCTGAAATATTAGGAATAAATTTCAATTCCATAGATTCCATCATACTTAGTCATGGACATTTTGATCACTTTACTGGCCTCCCAAGTATCCTCAAAAGAATAGATAAGCCTATTAAATTAATTTGTCACCCGGATGCCTTTTTGAAAAGATGGATAATATTCCCTAATGGCAAGGATAAGGCAAGATTGCCTTTTCTCGATAAAGGGGAACTACAAAGGCAAGGAGCAGTCATAGTGACAAAGAAAGACCCCAGTTTAATTTCTCAAGACAGCATAGAAGAATATCAATACGAGATGAACGAGAATATTGTTGCCGACAATTCAATACCTAAATTACTGATTACTGGTTGGATTCCACGAACGACAACTTTTGAAAAGGGATTTCCGTTGCAGTACAAGGAAGACATCAATACAAATAACCTTATTCCCGATCCTTTGGTAAATGATGACCAAGCTATTGTCGCAAATATTAAGAACAAAGGTTTGATAGTCATAAGCGGTTGTGCGCATGCTGGTATCATTAATACAATTAGATATGCTAAATCCCTTACCGGAATTAACAAGATCTATGCAGTGATCGGGGGTTTTCATCTAACTGGTGGAGGAATTTATGAGGATGCGATCGAACCAACAATAACTGAATTAAGAAAAATAGATCCAAGATTTTTGATCCCATGTCATTGCACGGGATGGAAAGCTACCAACCGGATAATTCAAGAACTACCTGAAAAATTCCTACAACCTAGTACTTGTACTACCTTTACCTTTACCTTCGATTCGACCCTCTAA
- the ligD gene encoding DNA ligase D, translated as MLDEYKRKRNFRASPEPNGNNSLNKENFADPAAASISTDDHSRSKSRPRFVIQKHEATRLHYDFRLESTKEDVLLSWVIPKGPSLDPSIKRLAIQTEDHPVEYLSFEGVIPEGNYGAGTVIVWDIGEYSLEKNSSTKYPTKEHLEEIPEVSDVSELEKKYGKITFVLYGKKLRGKFSLVKTRTKNQWLLIKLKDEFARGSNNSDKSDEKDITKNRPESVLTGKKNSDLTQYKSDKTVKKDLKTGNNIIKYSAEIPENPNTLDTLGDHNLDTVNLVSTNRSLKQISFEEIRPMLPSLTDEPFNNKDWIFEIKWDGVRAITLVDRLTKTCTIKSRRGDTITLRYPELVHTFKNALKEDMFKDFVILDGEIVILDNDGSPNFQNHQKRMNIDSIKSIEILSELYPAVYYVFDILYLDNNNLMQLPFTERRKILVKLVKNSNSKIRISDFVEEFGIDAFETIRKMGLEGIIGKQRNSKYHSGSRTRDWLKIKNIKTQDCLVIGYTWGEGNRKSYFGSLLLAAIDNTQNNTQTNTNNNNKNVNSKNDIDNLRFIGHTGSGFSFENLSLIHKKLREIEIPYCPVDYIPYLNRETVWVRPIVVIEVKFNGWTGNKIMRAPIFLRLREDKPPGQCVIEFSSPMHSPKFADIIKKEERGDLKITNNKNGDPIADLDQQYSNLKKEFWSATEYRSAITKGDLMEYYDKISELLLPYLRDRPVSLSRYPDGIYGKAFYQKDWKNIKPYYVRTVKVYSESNNDEINYIVCNNKETLLWLVNLGCIEIHPWNSRVNNYDQCNKMDVIETEECGLNYPDFIVFDLDPYINIDNENESKEPAYSLGAFRTTVDIALSLQGIFDELNIKSYLKTSGKTGLHIFVPIINKYTHKQTREFAQIISQILNKRNPGQITTEWKTTNRKGKVFLDYNQNSIGKTLASVFSTRPVEDAIVSVPLTWEELADIIPTDFTIKTVPGLYKRKINPWKDILSHKQDLEEILARISYFKV; from the coding sequence ATGTTAGACGAGTACAAGAGGAAAAGAAATTTTAGGGCTTCTCCTGAGCCTAATGGAAACAATAGTCTGAATAAAGAAAATTTTGCAGATCCAGCTGCTGCAAGTATCTCAACCGACGATCATAGCCGATCAAAATCAAGACCTCGGTTTGTGATCCAAAAACATGAAGCGACAAGATTGCATTATGATTTTAGATTGGAATCTACTAAAGAGGATGTTCTCTTATCTTGGGTCATCCCTAAGGGGCCATCCTTGGATCCATCCATAAAGAGATTGGCAATACAAACTGAAGATCACCCTGTGGAATACTTGTCCTTTGAAGGAGTTATCCCTGAAGGAAACTACGGTGCTGGAACTGTAATCGTGTGGGATATTGGCGAATACAGCCTGGAAAAAAACTCCTCAACGAAATATCCTACGAAAGAACACCTAGAGGAAATACCGGAAGTTTCAGACGTGTCTGAACTAGAAAAAAAATATGGAAAGATTACATTTGTGCTATATGGGAAGAAATTAAGAGGCAAATTTTCTTTGGTGAAAACTAGGACTAAAAATCAATGGCTATTAATTAAATTAAAGGATGAATTTGCACGTGGCTCAAACAATAGCGACAAGAGTGATGAAAAAGATATAACAAAAAATAGACCTGAATCGGTGTTGACAGGCAAAAAAAATAGTGACTTAACGCAATACAAATCTGATAAGACTGTAAAAAAAGATTTGAAAACTGGTAACAATATCATAAAATACTCTGCAGAGATCCCAGAGAATCCAAATACGCTGGATACATTGGGAGATCATAATCTTGACACTGTGAACCTAGTGTCAACTAATCGATCGTTAAAACAAATTTCCTTTGAAGAAATAAGACCTATGTTACCATCTCTTACAGATGAACCATTTAACAATAAGGATTGGATATTTGAAATAAAGTGGGATGGGGTAAGGGCAATCACTCTTGTGGATAGGCTAACTAAAACTTGTACAATTAAATCCCGGAGAGGCGACACAATTACCCTACGCTATCCTGAACTTGTGCACACTTTTAAAAATGCCCTCAAAGAAGACATGTTCAAAGACTTTGTCATATTAGACGGGGAAATTGTTATTTTGGATAATGATGGTTCCCCTAATTTTCAAAACCATCAAAAGAGGATGAATATTGATTCTATCAAGAGCATTGAAATTTTGTCCGAACTTTACCCAGCAGTTTATTATGTGTTTGATATCTTATATTTAGACAACAATAACCTCATGCAGCTACCATTTACAGAAAGAAGAAAGATACTAGTCAAACTGGTTAAGAATTCAAACTCAAAAATACGAATATCTGACTTTGTCGAGGAATTCGGGATAGATGCTTTTGAGACCATAAGGAAGATGGGCTTGGAAGGAATAATTGGAAAGCAGAGGAACAGCAAATATCATTCTGGTAGCCGTACAAGAGACTGGCTTAAAATAAAGAATATCAAAACCCAGGACTGTTTGGTGATAGGCTATACATGGGGCGAGGGCAACCGAAAAAGTTACTTTGGATCTCTCCTGCTAGCGGCTATCGATAATACTCAAAACAATACCCAAACTAATACCAATAATAATAATAAGAATGTCAATTCCAAAAATGACATTGACAACTTAAGATTCATAGGTCATACGGGTAGTGGATTTAGTTTCGAAAACCTCTCATTAATTCATAAAAAACTAAGAGAAATAGAAATTCCCTATTGTCCTGTTGATTACATTCCATATCTTAACAGGGAAACAGTATGGGTAAGACCCATAGTAGTAATAGAAGTGAAATTTAACGGTTGGACCGGTAATAAGATAATGCGGGCACCGATATTTCTAAGACTAAGAGAAGACAAGCCGCCAGGCCAATGTGTCATTGAGTTTTCGAGTCCAATGCATTCACCAAAGTTTGCAGATATCATAAAGAAAGAAGAGCGTGGTGACTTAAAAATAACTAATAACAAGAACGGTGATCCTATAGCTGACCTTGACCAACAATATTCCAATTTGAAAAAGGAATTTTGGAGCGCAACAGAATATCGTTCAGCTATTACAAAAGGAGATTTAATGGAGTATTACGATAAAATAAGCGAACTTCTTCTACCTTACCTTCGAGACCGGCCCGTCTCTCTTAGTAGATACCCAGATGGCATATATGGAAAGGCGTTTTATCAAAAGGATTGGAAAAATATAAAACCATACTATGTTAGAACAGTCAAGGTATATTCAGAATCAAATAATGATGAGATCAACTATATAGTATGTAATAACAAGGAAACTTTACTATGGCTTGTAAATTTGGGATGCATTGAAATACATCCATGGAATAGTAGGGTTAATAATTATGATCAATGCAATAAGATGGATGTAATAGAAACGGAAGAATGTGGATTAAATTATCCTGATTTTATAGTTTTTGATTTGGATCCATACATAAATATTGATAATGAAAATGAATCTAAGGAACCAGCATATAGTTTAGGGGCCTTCAGAACGACAGTGGATATTGCTCTAAGTTTGCAGGGTATTTTTGATGAATTGAATATTAAATCATATCTTAAAACTTCGGGAAAAACAGGATTACACATCTTTGTTCCAATAATCAACAAGTACACACACAAGCAAACGAGGGAATTTGCTCAAATAATATCTCAAATCCTCAATAAACGCAATCCAGGTCAAATTACTACGGAATGGAAAACAACGAATAGAAAAGGAAAAGTGTTTTTAGATTATAATCAAAATTCTATTGGGAAAACACTAGCTTCTGTTTTTTCAACAAGACCCGTAGAAGATGCTATTGTTTCAGTTCCACTTACATGGGAAGAACTAGCAGATATTATACCCACTGATTTTACGATAAAGACCGTACCCGGCCTTTATAAGAGAAAAATAAATCCCTGGAAGGATATTTTATCACATAAACAAGATCTTGAAGAAATACTTGCACGCATTTCCTATTTCAAAGTTTAA